The genome window GCGCGGCAAGGGCAGCATCATAAACATCGCGAGCGTCTCGGCGCATCTGCCACTCTCGCGCGTGGTGTCATACTCGGCATCCAAGGCGGCGGTGATCAGCCTCACGAAGTTCCTCGCGCGCGAATGGGCGACGAAGGGTGTGCGCGTGAACACGTTGACGCCCGGCTTCTTCCCGGCGGAGCAGAACCGCAAGCTGCTTTTCAATGACGACGGCACGCCGACGGCACGCACGAAGGCCATTTGGGGCCACACACCGATGAACCGTTTCGGTGAATCACAGGAATTGATCGGTGCGACCATCTTTCTCGCATCGCACAAGGCGAGCAGCTTTGTGACGGGCACGGACATCACGGTGGATGGTGGATTTTTGTCGCAGACGATATAAGCAGTCGATAACCCGAGGGGGCACCCCTCATCCTCAATCCTTCTCCCCTCCGAGGGGAGAAGGAGGAGAGCCGGCGGGTTATTTATAGCGGGTTTGAAGAATCGTTACTGACCGAGTATTTTAAAGTCGTGTTACAGCATCGTATCAAAGTTGAATGTGACGAAGATGGAGTTTGGGTCGCGGAGTGTTTGTCGATTCCTGGCTGTGTCAGTCAGGGGCAAACAAAAACAGCGGCATTGACGAATTTGAAAGAAGCGATCGCGCTTTGTCTGGAAGTCCGAGCGGAACTGGGAATGCCGCTCACTGTTATTTCTAAATTTTAATATCTATGCAAGCCATC of Verrucomicrobiia bacterium contains these proteins:
- a CDS encoding type II toxin-antitoxin system HicB family antitoxin, translating into MLQHRIKVECDEDGVWVAECLSIPGCVSQGQTKTAALTNLKEAIALCLEVRAELGMPLTVISKF